The Akkermansia muciniphila genome contains a region encoding:
- a CDS encoding alkaline phosphatase family protein: MESSSHEVSRRSFLNRFGLAAAGVAAANTAFSATEHAAGTFPHSVPALVRAKRALMISLDGICVEGFQKAHAPHLRELMSEGAFSLDTRVVMPSITLPNWTSHLTGSGPEQHGVFDNNWTPAKSAYPAVRKDGDGYYPSVFQVLKESNPSCKTAFYYNWKPLSYPFNEKYLDETEFLKNDAYAFNYEQAFRFMKKHRNAPAAVFLYSVHTDHAGHRHGWMSPEYLQAIEEADQQIGILFQKLKQEGLYRDTHFLFLTDHGGIGKGHGGTSAAEMIVPWGIAGPGIKRNFQISEPNNTTNTAPMLLHLFGGTPRPEWTGKVIESVFLQ; this comes from the coding sequence ATGGAAAGCAGCTCTCATGAAGTAAGCCGCCGGAGTTTCCTGAACCGTTTCGGCCTGGCGGCGGCAGGAGTGGCGGCGGCCAACACCGCCTTTTCCGCTACAGAACATGCGGCCGGTACTTTCCCGCATTCCGTCCCGGCGCTGGTTCGCGCCAAAAGAGCGCTCATGATCTCGCTGGACGGGATTTGCGTGGAGGGTTTTCAAAAGGCGCATGCACCCCATTTAAGGGAGTTGATGTCAGAGGGGGCGTTTTCCCTGGATACGCGAGTCGTGATGCCCTCCATCACCCTGCCCAACTGGACGAGCCACCTGACCGGAAGCGGACCGGAGCAGCACGGGGTTTTCGATAATAACTGGACACCGGCAAAGTCCGCCTACCCCGCCGTACGGAAAGACGGAGACGGCTATTACCCCTCCGTGTTCCAGGTTCTGAAGGAAAGCAACCCTTCCTGCAAAACGGCTTTTTATTATAATTGGAAACCTCTTTCCTATCCGTTCAATGAAAAATATCTGGATGAAACGGAGTTCCTGAAGAACGATGCCTATGCCTTCAATTACGAGCAGGCTTTCCGGTTCATGAAGAAACACCGTAACGCCCCTGCCGCTGTCTTTCTGTATTCCGTTCACACGGACCATGCCGGTCACAGGCACGGATGGATGTCCCCCGAATACCTTCAGGCCATTGAAGAGGCGGATCAGCAGATCGGAATCCTTTTTCAGAAATTGAAGCAGGAAGGGTTATACAGGGACACGCATTTTTTGTTTCTGACGGACCACGGAGGCATCGGAAAGGGACATGGAGGGACGAGCGCGGCGGAAATGATTGTTCCATGGGGAATCGCGGGACCGGGAATCAAGCGGAATTTCCAGATTTCCGAACCAAACAATACCACCAATACCGCTCCCATGCTTCTTCATTTATTCGGAGGGACGCCACGGCCGGAATGGACCGGAAAAGTCATTGAAAGCGTTTTTCTGCAGTAA